One part of the Halopenitus persicus genome encodes these proteins:
- a CDS encoding DUF5813 family protein: MSESSTSVRRAFEAEGSFERIEGATWNYTTTSFDGRVTVASAPDGGAGTDVSAAETASTGEGPETTTFEVVVTVPTLSAVTDEHVAEVVENGWFETFELRVADVSGVTKRSRDLDPSVRRAGSEIVVTATITDANARLGVADAAAFIDFVEGTYVQGIIPGYDYAEPVTSIRSKARQHGNDGGI, from the coding sequence ATGAGCGAGTCATCGACGTCGGTCCGTCGTGCGTTCGAGGCTGAGGGATCGTTCGAGCGCATCGAGGGGGCCACGTGGAACTACACGACGACGTCCTTCGACGGCCGCGTCACGGTTGCCTCGGCCCCGGACGGCGGCGCGGGGACGGACGTGTCCGCCGCGGAGACCGCGTCGACTGGTGAGGGGCCCGAGACGACGACCTTCGAGGTCGTCGTCACCGTGCCGACGCTGTCGGCGGTGACCGACGAGCACGTCGCCGAGGTCGTCGAGAACGGCTGGTTCGAGACCTTCGAGCTGCGCGTTGCGGACGTCTCGGGCGTCACGAAGCGCTCGCGGGACCTCGATCCGTCGGTGCGGCGTGCCGGATCGGAGATCGTCGTCACGGCGACGATCACGGACGCGAACGCCCGTCTGGGGGTCGCGGACGCCGCGGCGTTCATCGATTTCGTTGAGGGGACCTACGTCCAGGGTATCATCCCCGGATACGACTACGCCGAGCCGGTGACGAGCATCCGATCGAAGGCCCGGCAGCACGGG
- a CDS encoding carboxylate--amine ligase has protein sequence MAEQFLSTSALRDALADASFDRPPAIVSNAHITGLSVARALDSHDIPVIVLDRNGDGVAPPSDAVAFAGAVTYPLEDFEGFRSDVEAIVDAVGRDVVPFGCMDEWAHAYARVDVDGVRLPFADADVVDSVLNKSELYATCERLDVPYPETLRLSEVSIDEAIDALGFPLVVKPALKREFEEAFGTNVIEVADREEFADVVTAAEDEGIDVMAQKRIDVAAGEDRSLASYVPPEGVENAIGVVGNARVRYPRQFGTSCLVERVDHPAIEERALGVLEETGYYGISEAEFVYDADRDEYLLLDVNTRPWKWIGMPVAAGVNLPMAAYAAVTEATYEPAEPRDARWVYLRDYLSLLAGEDAFWDVLSTDDWAALLSGSFETTTEIDLTTGVYRPTDPAPAAKLIETEFTDREYYCAC, from the coding sequence ATGGCCGAGCAGTTCCTCTCGACGTCGGCGCTCCGTGACGCCCTCGCGGACGCCTCCTTCGACCGTCCGCCAGCGATCGTCAGCAACGCCCACATCACCGGATTGAGCGTGGCGCGAGCGCTCGATTCCCACGACATCCCAGTGATCGTCCTCGACCGGAACGGGGACGGCGTCGCGCCGCCCTCGGACGCCGTCGCGTTCGCCGGCGCCGTCACCTATCCGCTCGAGGACTTCGAGGGGTTCCGGAGCGACGTCGAGGCGATCGTCGACGCCGTCGGCCGGGACGTCGTCCCGTTCGGCTGTATGGACGAGTGGGCCCACGCGTACGCCCGGGTCGACGTCGACGGCGTTCGGCTCCCCTTCGCGGACGCGGACGTGGTCGACTCGGTGTTGAACAAATCCGAGCTGTACGCCACCTGCGAGCGGCTCGACGTTCCCTACCCGGAGACGCTCCGCCTCTCCGAGGTCTCGATCGACGAGGCGATCGACGCGCTCGGGTTCCCGCTGGTCGTCAAGCCCGCGTTGAAGCGCGAGTTCGAGGAGGCGTTCGGCACCAACGTCATCGAGGTCGCCGATCGCGAGGAGTTCGCCGACGTCGTCACGGCGGCCGAGGACGAGGGGATCGACGTGATGGCCCAGAAACGGATCGACGTCGCTGCGGGTGAGGACCGCTCGCTCGCCTCCTACGTGCCGCCCGAGGGCGTCGAGAACGCGATCGGGGTCGTCGGCAACGCCCGCGTGCGGTATCCCCGCCAGTTCGGAACCTCCTGTCTCGTCGAGCGGGTCGACCACCCCGCGATCGAGGAGCGGGCCCTCGGCGTGCTCGAGGAAACCGGTTATTACGGCATCAGCGAGGCGGAATTCGTCTACGACGCCGACCGCGATGAGTACCTCCTGCTCGACGTCAACACGCGGCCCTGGAAGTGGATCGGGATGCCCGTTGCCGCCGGCGTGAACCTTCCGATGGCCGCCTACGCCGCCGTGACGGAGGCGACCTACGAGCCCGCTGAACCGCGGGACGCACGGTGGGTCTATCTGCGCGATTACCTCTCGCTGCTCGCGGGCGAGGACGCCTTCTGGGACGTCCTCTCGACCGACGACTGGGCCGCGCTGCTGTCGGGATCGTTCGAGACGACGACCGAGATCGACCTGACGACCGGCGTCTACCGCCCCACCGACCCCGCCCCAGCCGCAAAGCTCATCGAGACGGAGTTCACGGATCGAGAGTACTACTGCGCCTGCTAA
- a CDS encoding DUF5808 domain-containing protein translates to MVDKPSSGELLGIPYNFERPSLGRLLSSYWQPDEGMLVEKPFGIGYTLNLASWRSWVVLAVAAGLYWQGKQAANSSDDEASEGDDDGPVEVIVEDD, encoded by the coding sequence ATGGTAGACAAACCGTCATCCGGCGAACTTCTGGGCATCCCGTACAACTTCGAGCGGCCGAGCCTCGGGCGGCTCCTGTCGTCCTACTGGCAGCCCGACGAGGGCATGCTCGTGGAGAAGCCGTTCGGCATCGGTTACACCCTGAACCTCGCGAGCTGGCGGTCGTGGGTGGTCCTCGCGGTCGCAGCGGGGCTGTACTGGCAGGGCAAGCAGGCGGCGAACTCGAGCGACGACGAGGCGAGTGAAGGTGACGATGACGGACCGGTCGAAGTGATCGTCGAGGACGACTGA
- a CDS encoding bifunctional N(6)-L-threonylcarbamoyladenine synthase/serine/threonine protein kinase, translated as MRVLGIEGTAWCASAAIHDAETDDVFIESDAYEPDSGGIHPREAAEHMADALPEVIDAALSYAEDAAGAGSIDAVAFSRGPGLGPCLRTVGTAARAVAGTLEVPLVGVNHMVAHLEIGRHRSGFEDPICLNASGANAHVLGYHNGRYRVLGETMDTGVGNAIDKFTRHVGWTHPGGPKVERAAADGEYVDLPYVVKGMDFSFSGIMSAAKDLYDEGVPVEDVCFSLQEHVFAMLTEVAERALSLTGNDQLVLGGGVGQNDRLREMLATMCAQRGVAFHAPEPRFLRDNAGMIAVLGARMLAAGDTIPISESAIDPNYRPDQVPVTWRGTAASSAGPADTTGTAANTTDAATTAADVATTAADVATTTADAVRDVTTRVATRRGETPDLRGAEAVVEIVDEETVRKRRRPKAYRHPTLDETLRRNRTTLEARLLNEARRAGVPTPLVHDVDVENAELSLQYVGTADLADRITPDRAREVGVYLARLHRAGFVHGDPTTRNVRVGGSVPALIDFGLGYHTGHVEDHAMDLHILEQSIRGTATDPDPIVSAAESGYTAVGKADVLDRLRTIEGRGRYR; from the coding sequence ATGCGCGTTCTCGGGATCGAGGGTACCGCGTGGTGTGCAAGCGCCGCCATCCACGACGCCGAGACCGACGACGTCTTCATCGAATCCGACGCCTACGAACCCGATAGCGGCGGCATTCATCCACGGGAGGCCGCCGAACACATGGCCGATGCGCTTCCCGAGGTCATCGATGCAGCGCTCTCGTACGCCGAGGACGCCGCCGGCGCGGGGAGCATCGACGCGGTCGCGTTCTCTCGGGGTCCCGGACTCGGCCCGTGCCTGCGAACCGTCGGCACCGCCGCCCGTGCCGTCGCCGGCACGCTCGAGGTCCCGCTCGTGGGGGTCAACCATATGGTCGCTCACTTGGAGATCGGCCGCCATCGGTCCGGCTTCGAGGATCCGATCTGTCTGAACGCCTCCGGCGCCAACGCACACGTCCTCGGCTATCACAACGGCCGGTACCGCGTGCTCGGCGAGACGATGGATACCGGCGTCGGCAACGCGATCGATAAGTTCACCCGGCACGTCGGCTGGACCCATCCCGGCGGACCGAAGGTCGAACGGGCCGCGGCCGACGGCGAGTACGTCGACCTCCCCTACGTCGTCAAGGGAATGGACTTCTCGTTTTCGGGAATTATGTCGGCCGCCAAGGACCTGTACGACGAGGGTGTGCCGGTCGAGGACGTCTGTTTCTCGCTCCAGGAACACGTCTTCGCGATGTTGACGGAGGTCGCCGAACGGGCGCTCTCGCTGACCGGGAACGACCAGCTCGTGCTCGGCGGCGGCGTCGGACAGAACGACCGGCTTCGGGAGATGCTGGCGACGATGTGTGCACAGCGCGGCGTCGCGTTCCACGCCCCGGAACCGCGCTTCCTCCGCGACAACGCCGGAATGATCGCGGTCCTCGGCGCGCGGATGTTGGCGGCCGGCGATACCATCCCGATCTCCGAGTCCGCGATCGACCCGAACTACCGGCCGGACCAGGTTCCGGTGACCTGGCGCGGGACCGCGGCGTCGTCCGCTGGCCCCGCTGACACGACCGGGACCGCGGCGAATACGACCGACGCTGCGACGACTGCGGCCGACGTTGCGACGACTGCGGCCGACGTTGCGACGACTACGGCCGACGCGGTGAGGGACGTGACGACGCGTGTCGCCACGCGCCGCGGCGAGACGCCGGATCTGCGCGGTGCGGAGGCGGTCGTCGAGATCGTCGACGAGGAGACCGTCCGAAAGCGGCGGCGACCGAAGGCCTATCGACACCCGACGCTGGACGAAACCCTGCGCCGGAACCGGACCACCCTCGAGGCACGCCTCCTGAACGAGGCCCGTCGGGCCGGCGTCCCGACGCCGCTCGTCCACGACGTCGACGTCGAGAACGCGGAGTTATCGCTTCAGTACGTCGGCACCGCCGATCTCGCGGATCGGATCACGCCCGATCGTGCCCGCGAGGTGGGTGTTTACCTCGCTCGGCTCCACCGGGCCGGATTCGTTCACGGCGATCCGACGACCAGAAACGTCCGCGTCGGCGGGTCCGTGCCGGCGCTCATCGACTTCGGACTCGGCTATCACACGGGCCACGTGGAGGACCACGCCATGGATCTACACATCCTCGAACAGTCGATCCGGGGGACGGCGACCGACCCGGATCCGATCGTCTCGGCGGCCGAATCCGGGTACACCGCCGTCGGGAAGGCGGACGTCCTCGACCGGCTCCGCACGATCGAGGGCCGTGGGCGATATCGCTGA
- a CDS encoding 30S ribosomal protein S24e produces the protein MDIDIVSEEENPMLHRTDIRFEITHDEATPSRLSVRDSLAATLDKDSDEVVIHELDTKFGMRKTIGYAKAYDTPDDAREVEQEYMLERNKIGVEADDEAEAEAEEA, from the coding sequence ATGGACATCGACATCGTCTCCGAGGAGGAGAACCCTATGCTGCACCGGACCGATATCCGCTTCGAGATCACCCACGACGAGGCGACTCCCTCCCGTCTCTCAGTGCGCGACTCCCTCGCCGCGACCCTCGACAAGGACTCCGACGAGGTCGTGATTCACGAGCTCGACACGAAGTTCGGGATGCGCAAGACGATCGGCTACGCGAAGGCCTACGACACCCCCGATGACGCCCGGGAGGTCGAACAGGAGTACATGCTCGAGCGGAACAAGATCGGCGTCGAGGCCGACGACGAGGCCGAGGCGGAAGCCGAGGAAGCCTGA
- a CDS encoding DUF367 family protein, producing the protein MDVHVRYEGDDDPEKCTARKLARFDLAELHRSDRATPPGIVLNPHAERALSPADAATARESGLVALDCSWESAGEKRFSLGGDHRALPYLVAANPVNFGRPMRLTTVEALAAALVILGDRDHAERLLEKFTWGETFLELNAEPLRRYAACSDSAEVVAVQGEYLDR; encoded by the coding sequence GTGGACGTACACGTCCGGTACGAGGGGGACGACGACCCCGAGAAGTGCACGGCACGGAAGCTCGCCCGGTTCGACCTCGCGGAGCTCCACCGATCGGACCGAGCGACGCCGCCGGGCATCGTGTTGAACCCACACGCGGAGCGAGCGCTCTCGCCCGCCGACGCCGCGACCGCTCGGGAGAGCGGGCTCGTCGCACTGGACTGCTCGTGGGAGTCAGCCGGCGAGAAACGGTTCTCGCTGGGGGGCGACCACCGCGCACTTCCGTACCTCGTCGCCGCCAATCCGGTCAACTTCGGTCGCCCGATGCGGCTCACGACCGTCGAGGCGCTGGCGGCGGCACTCGTGATCCTCGGCGATCGGGATCACGCCGAACGGCTGCTCGAGAAGTTCACCTGGGGCGAGACGTTTCTCGAGCTGAACGCGGAACCGCTCCGCCGGTACGCGGCGTGTTCGGATTCCGCCGAGGTGGTGGCGGTGCAGGGCGAGTATCTCGACCGGTGA
- a CDS encoding MBL fold metallo-hydrolase, which produces MDVRFLGGAREVGRSAVLIDDRLLIDHGMLAGTPPRFPVGDVDPDAVVASHGHLDHVGVIPALVSGDARPPIHWTPPTRELALTLARDTLKLHGGTFRCPFTELDVQRVTQVSRTHGYREPFTAAGYEVTFHDAGHIPGSAHVLVDDGETRLLYTGDFHTDDQRLVTGTASRPAADVVICESTYADVEHEDRAAVEQRFVRSVETTLWEGGTVVVPAFAIGRTQELMLVCEEYDIPCYVDGMGTQVAEMLRRHPEFVRDADALRRATSHARFVTGRDGQRRRIADQPAAIITTSGMLSGGPAMTYIPEIRSNPVNKVTMTGYQVEGTPGRDLVETGSAEIGGRRMPVSAQVEQYDFSAHADHAGLRTFLEPYLEAGSRLFVVHGDRCSAFAGSLRAEGGDTSAPEVGETVTVGS; this is translated from the coding sequence ATGGACGTTCGGTTCCTCGGCGGCGCCCGCGAGGTCGGTCGGAGCGCGGTCCTGATCGACGACCGCCTCCTGATCGACCACGGGATGCTCGCCGGAACGCCCCCGCGGTTTCCGGTCGGGGACGTCGACCCCGACGCGGTCGTGGCGAGTCACGGCCACCTCGACCACGTGGGCGTGATCCCCGCGCTGGTGAGCGGCGACGCCCGCCCGCCGATCCACTGGACGCCGCCCACTCGAGAGCTGGCGCTCACGCTCGCGCGGGATACCCTCAAACTCCACGGCGGCACGTTCCGGTGTCCGTTCACCGAACTCGACGTCCAGCGGGTCACCCAGGTCTCCCGGACCCACGGCTACCGCGAGCCCTTCACTGCGGCCGGATACGAGGTGACCTTCCACGACGCCGGCCACATCCCCGGGAGCGCGCACGTCCTCGTCGACGACGGCGAGACGCGGCTGCTCTACACGGGCGACTTCCACACCGACGACCAGCGCCTCGTCACGGGCACGGCGTCGCGTCCGGCGGCGGACGTCGTGATCTGTGAGAGCACGTACGCCGACGTCGAACACGAGGATCGGGCTGCCGTCGAGCAGCGGTTCGTGCGGAGCGTCGAGACGACGCTGTGGGAGGGCGGGACGGTCGTCGTTCCGGCGTTCGCGATCGGGCGGACGCAGGAACTGATGCTCGTCTGCGAGGAGTACGACATCCCCTGTTACGTCGACGGGATGGGCACGCAAGTCGCCGAGATGCTGCGACGCCATCCCGAATTCGTCCGGGATGCCGACGCGCTTCGGCGTGCGACGTCCCACGCCCGGTTCGTCACCGGTCGCGACGGACAGCGCAGGCGCATCGCCGACCAGCCAGCCGCGATCATCACGACGAGCGGCATGCTGTCCGGCGGCCCGGCGATGACCTACATCCCGGAGATCCGGTCGAATCCGGTGAACAAGGTCACGATGACCGGCTATCAGGTCGAGGGCACGCCCGGGCGTGACCTCGTGGAGACCGGCAGCGCCGAGATCGGCGGTCGTCGGATGCCGGTCAGCGCGCAGGTGGAGCAATACGACTTCTCCGCGCACGCCGACCACGCGGGGCTCCGGACGTTCCTCGAGCCGTACCTCGAGGCCGGATCGCGACTGTTCGTGGTTCACGGGGACCGGTGTTCGGCGTTCGCGGGGTCGCTTCGGGCCGAAGGCGGGGACACGAGCGCCCCCGAGGTCGGCGAGACGGTTACGGTTGGATCCTGA
- a CDS encoding DUF7119 family protein, with product MTDEPGADRRSPVGEPVVRADPEITGERAAEAIGFDPDDPESVAEAAAVVNRFATGDVGGDDHVLMLRGAAACAALVRGTGSYKRAAERAGDGVSVSFIRKWARVHDLPQAIRRHVARGEIPPTAAKHIARVGGTDRYLLAWAVLDGDLTVRDVRSIASNVNEGAPLETALADRGITPGRITLDLPIDAYVALRRNASMRNEDPGSIAGAALEAFEPDA from the coding sequence ATGACCGACGAGCCAGGCGCGGACCGCCGCTCCCCGGTCGGGGAGCCGGTCGTCCGGGCCGACCCCGAAATAACCGGCGAGCGCGCCGCGGAGGCGATCGGCTTCGACCCCGACGATCCCGAGAGCGTCGCGGAGGCTGCCGCGGTCGTCAACCGGTTCGCAACCGGGGACGTCGGCGGCGACGATCACGTGTTGATGCTTCGTGGGGCGGCCGCCTGTGCGGCGCTCGTCCGCGGCACCGGGTCCTACAAGCGCGCCGCCGAGCGCGCCGGCGACGGGGTATCGGTCTCGTTCATCCGGAAGTGGGCCCGCGTCCACGACCTTCCGCAGGCGATCCGCCGCCACGTCGCGCGGGGGGAGATCCCGCCGACCGCGGCCAAACACATCGCACGCGTCGGCGGAACGGACCGGTACCTCCTCGCGTGGGCCGTCCTCGACGGCGACCTCACCGTCCGCGACGTGCGGTCGATCGCGTCGAACGTCAACGAGGGCGCGCCGCTGGAGACGGCGCTGGCGGATCGCGGCATCACTCCGGGCCGGATCACGCTCGATCTCCCGATCGACGCCTACGTCGCGCTCCGCCGCAACGCCTCGATGCGAAACGAGGACCCCGGTTCCATCGCCGGGGCGGCGCTGGAGGCGTTCGAGCCGGACGCGTGA
- a CDS encoding DUF7114 family protein: protein MDDAVRAREAAREALADVEPARLRAVLDERLVDAAVTPGVLAIVTARALSPDLPVDHVEERAAGVQLIYEGLRLTRCVAHEEPWLTAAEGADIEADLDVLAADVLVSRGFSLLSRTEAAAAAVEVVRAFGRDQTLRERPDADELALDRNLEEDVFELAVVAGTTAVGGDPPTDLLAYARELAADYEGGFPPAGQALSDGTADRIATLSEERV, encoded by the coding sequence ATGGATGACGCCGTGCGGGCTCGTGAGGCCGCACGCGAGGCGCTGGCGGACGTGGAGCCGGCGCGCCTCCGTGCGGTCCTCGACGAGAGACTGGTCGACGCCGCCGTGACGCCGGGGGTCCTCGCGATCGTCACCGCGCGGGCGCTGTCGCCCGACCTCCCCGTCGACCACGTCGAGGAACGCGCCGCCGGCGTCCAGCTGATCTACGAGGGGCTCCGCCTCACCCGCTGTGTTGCTCACGAGGAGCCGTGGCTCACCGCCGCCGAGGGAGCCGACATCGAGGCCGACCTCGACGTGCTGGCCGCCGACGTGCTCGTCTCGCGCGGCTTCTCGCTGCTCTCGCGGACCGAGGCCGCGGCCGCCGCCGTCGAGGTCGTGCGCGCGTTCGGCCGCGACCAGACGCTCCGGGAGCGCCCCGACGCCGACGAGCTCGCCCTCGACCGGAACCTCGAGGAGGACGTCTTCGAACTGGCCGTCGTCGCGGGCACGACTGCGGTGGGCGGCGACCCGCCGACCGACCTGCTCGCGTACGCCCGCGAGCTCGCCGCCGACTACGAGGGCGGGTTCCCGCCCGCCGGCCAGGCCCTCTCCGACGGGACCGCCGACCGGATCGCGACCCTCTCCGAGGAGCGCGTCTAA
- a CDS encoding SIR2 family protein, whose protein sequence is MVDKEMALTFSVRNNRGVYALLLGSGVSKAAEIPTGWGVVEDLIEKVAEIEGVEPEDPFEWYEDEFGQPARYDELIEALADTQPERRALLEGYFEPTDEERENGVKTPTDAHKSIAWLMKKGYVRVVLTTNFDNLLESALRDIGVEPTVISTTEAAVGAEPLAHVGPVVLKIHGDYKETNLKNTTEELSSYDEPILELIDEVLNDYGLIICGWSGDTDQALREAILSSTDRRYSTYWTHRNEVSELAEVIIDHRKGFRLEIDGARQFFSDLKENVKALENAEDGAPLTREVIRERTKQYLPRNDRRIDLSELMKEETERVYSEVFDYSALPLNEDVNDENVEQRVETYEQKVEKLVIATSISAYWENEVDNPVARDVLRAVGRLSSPPRPSSYKDAFNYLKHYPASRLFYGAGIAAVEAENWDLMQRLVNIEVAFSRIGRPATLELHPTKLCAYLDRGISLNQSRLKLRLEDNLREPLRDVIPDNRRYKHAFGTFEFASDLLYVKQNGDMMGSLPDAPRAVYDEGQFDQMAQRYESGGGLQALLDENIGEDVVPDLIEKFRDESTWFM, encoded by the coding sequence ATGGTAGACAAAGAGATGGCGTTGACGTTCTCGGTGCGGAACAACAGAGGTGTTTACGCCCTGCTGTTGGGTTCAGGTGTCTCGAAGGCTGCTGAGATTCCGACCGGGTGGGGAGTGGTCGAAGACCTGATCGAGAAAGTGGCTGAGATAGAAGGAGTCGAACCAGAAGACCCGTTCGAGTGGTACGAAGATGAGTTCGGACAGCCAGCGCGGTACGATGAGCTCATAGAGGCACTGGCTGATACGCAACCAGAGCGCCGCGCTCTACTGGAAGGATACTTCGAACCGACGGACGAAGAACGGGAAAATGGAGTGAAGACTCCCACGGATGCTCACAAGAGTATCGCGTGGCTGATGAAGAAGGGGTACGTCAGGGTCGTGCTGACCACGAACTTTGACAATCTCTTGGAGAGCGCCCTCCGGGATATCGGTGTAGAGCCGACTGTGATCTCGACGACGGAGGCCGCCGTTGGAGCCGAGCCTCTGGCCCACGTTGGCCCAGTCGTGCTAAAGATTCACGGTGATTACAAGGAGACGAACCTCAAGAATACGACAGAGGAGCTTTCGTCCTACGATGAACCGATACTGGAACTCATCGACGAGGTTCTGAACGACTATGGCCTCATCATCTGTGGCTGGTCTGGTGATACCGACCAGGCCCTTCGAGAAGCGATTCTTTCGAGCACAGACAGACGCTACTCCACCTACTGGACTCATCGGAATGAAGTATCCGAGCTCGCAGAGGTGATCATCGACCACCGCAAGGGGTTCAGGTTAGAGATAGATGGTGCGAGACAGTTCTTCTCCGACCTCAAAGAGAACGTGAAGGCGCTAGAGAACGCAGAGGATGGCGCTCCGCTAACCAGAGAGGTCATCCGAGAACGTACGAAGCAGTATCTGCCTCGGAACGACCGGAGAATCGACCTCTCCGAATTGATGAAGGAGGAAACAGAGCGTGTCTATAGTGAGGTGTTTGACTACTCCGCGCTACCGCTGAACGAGGACGTGAATGATGAGAACGTCGAGCAGCGTGTGGAGACGTACGAACAAAAGGTCGAGAAGTTAGTCATCGCTACGTCGATCTCTGCGTATTGGGAGAACGAAGTCGATAACCCGGTCGCTCGAGACGTTCTACGAGCGGTCGGTAGACTGAGTTCCCCTCCGAGGCCCTCGAGCTACAAGGACGCATTCAACTATCTGAAACATTACCCCGCGAGTCGGTTGTTTTACGGAGCAGGGATTGCTGCTGTCGAGGCCGAGAACTGGGACCTGATGCAGAGACTTGTCAACATCGAGGTGGCGTTTTCACGAATTGGCCGCCCTGCTACGTTGGAACTCCACCCGACTAAACTCTGTGCGTATCTGGATCGTGGAATTAGTCTCAACCAATCACGCCTGAAATTGAGGCTGGAAGATAATCTTCGCGAGCCGCTTCGTGATGTAATCCCGGATAACCGACGGTACAAACACGCATTCGGAACGTTCGAGTTTGCATCGGACTTGCTATACGTAAAACAGAACGGAGACATGATGGGGAGTCTGCCTGATGCCCCAAGAGCAGTTTATGATGAAGGACAGTTCGACCAGATGGCACAGCGATATGAGTCCGGAGGTGGCCTCCAGGCCCTTTTGGACGAAAATATCGGGGAAGACGTTGTCCCCGATCTAATTGAGAAGTTTCGGGATGAGTCGACTTGGTTCATGTAG
- a CDS encoding type II toxin-antitoxin system PemK/MazF family toxin: protein MTDEDGTPIYEPGDIVYGDDPFKGKEEARPWLIISNHDTRPFHGEQYIALTLTTKSWLNGLIEIAAEDWVRGGTPEESRIVPWGVQSLESEDIDFWQGRIAHGLLESSIEALIDELS, encoded by the coding sequence GTGACAGACGAGGACGGTACTCCAATCTACGAACCCGGGGACATCGTGTATGGTGACGATCCCTTCAAAGGGAAGGAAGAAGCCCGCCCGTGGCTCATTATCTCGAACCACGATACCCGACCGTTCCACGGCGAGCAATACATCGCACTCACGTTGACGACGAAATCTTGGTTAAACGGACTCATCGAGATTGCTGCAGAGGACTGGGTGCGTGGTGGAACGCCAGAGGAGAGCCGAATCGTCCCGTGGGGCGTTCAGTCGCTCGAAAGCGAGGATATCGACTTCTGGCAAGGCCGCATCGCTCACGGTTTACTTGAGTCTAGCATCGAAGCTCTGATTGACGAACTCTCGTAG
- a CDS encoding MarR family transcriptional regulator, giving the protein MSIDRETFENASEDELEGLSVPDQVLGFLAANDDRAFKAREIASQIELDEGAVSTALSRLKDRELVEHKATYWAVTDDEDRLDGYSGYERATALFNEQLGEEDKEAWRAHSPDERHPSLEDES; this is encoded by the coding sequence ATGTCGATCGATAGGGAGACGTTCGAGAACGCGAGTGAGGACGAGCTTGAGGGGCTCTCCGTCCCGGACCAAGTACTCGGGTTCTTGGCTGCAAACGACGATCGGGCGTTCAAGGCTCGTGAAATCGCCTCGCAGATTGAGCTCGACGAAGGGGCGGTCAGCACAGCTCTCTCTCGGCTGAAGGACCGCGAACTCGTCGAACACAAGGCCACGTACTGGGCCGTCACCGACGATGAGGACCGTCTTGACGGGTATAGTGGCTACGAGCGAGCAACGGCGCTGTTCAACGAGCAGCTGGGTGAAGAGGACAAGGAAGCCTGGCGAGCGCACTCGCCGGACGAACGACATCCGAGTCTCGAGGACGAATCGTGA